In Pseudomonadales bacterium, one genomic interval encodes:
- a CDS encoding TonB-dependent receptor plug domain-containing protein, which translates to MFISRLPKALANAQGMLTTSAGFLACVLSSQAVAQTNTDSKNTSPEALETLVVTGTRTERNLSDAPVKVEVIKAETLRAQHAFSLEDGLKTLPGIQLKPIERKFGTEAWIQGISADRILVLIDGEPTSPTTGSSIDLSQISATNIQ; encoded by the coding sequence ATGTTTATTTCGCGTTTACCAAAAGCTTTGGCGAATGCGCAAGGAATGCTCACTACGTCGGCCGGATTTCTGGCCTGCGTACTCTCAAGCCAGGCAGTGGCTCAAACCAATACCGACAGCAAAAATACCAGCCCAGAAGCTCTTGAGACGCTTGTCGTAACAGGCACTCGAACCGAAAGAAACTTATCTGATGCACCGGTGAAAGTCGAAGTCATCAAAGCTGAAACCCTGCGCGCACAACATGCCTTTAGTCTTGAAGATGGTCTTAAGACCCTACCCGGCATCCAGCTAAAACCGATCGAGCGGAAATTTGGTACAGAAGCTTGGATACAAGGCATTAGTGCTGACCGTATTCTCGTGCTCATTGATGGCGAGCCAACGTCACCCACGACTGGCTCATCGATTGACTTGAGCCAGATATCCGCCACCAATATTCAACA
- the hutX gene encoding heme utilization cystosolic carrier protein HutX, translating into MLSLSKEVVMTNQTVLPGDKALDLLQELSSWGKLRTIIIHAGCVFEFGGVFPPGEIGSGYYNLHAQEGGFEGHINLDKIDHIAFQDAMHRGRQAYAFVFNTENAETIFKVFLGRDNHGELFPQQVLRFKAIQSELTL; encoded by the coding sequence ATGTTGTCTTTGTCAAAAGAGGTTGTTATGACAAATCAAACTGTATTACCTGGCGATAAAGCGCTCGATCTCTTACAAGAGCTGTCTAGTTGGGGCAAGCTGCGTACAATTATTATTCATGCCGGTTGTGTATTTGAGTTTGGGGGTGTGTTCCCGCCAGGCGAAATCGGGTCTGGTTACTATAATTTGCATGCGCAGGAAGGTGGTTTCGAAGGGCATATAAATTTAGATAAGATTGACCATATTGCTTTTCAAGATGCCATGCATCGTGGCCGACAAGCCTACGCTTTTGTGTTTAATACTGAAAATGCTGAGACGATTTTCAAAGTTTTTTTAGGTCGTGATAATCATGGAGAGCTTTTTCCGCAGCAGGTGTTGCGTTTCAAAGCGATTCAATCTGAACTTACCCTTTAA
- a CDS encoding pyridoxamine 5'-phosphate oxidase family protein, whose translation MKNIAMQDRLDMEILSFIQSRKSLMLSSITEEGAPYASYAPFALTEQQDGFYVLLSVIAVHAKNLLANQKAAVLIVEDEDSADELFARIRTTYQVDAEHIAHGSDGFEQGIQLLEARHGERSRQLSELSDFHLFKLTPNSGRYVKGFGRAYMLAGNSLTAESIDHLRDGHQQRESA comes from the coding sequence ATGAAAAATATTGCCATGCAAGACCGCTTAGATATGGAGATTTTAAGCTTTATTCAATCAAGGAAAAGTTTAATGTTGTCCTCGATCACAGAAGAGGGGGCGCCTTATGCTTCTTATGCACCGTTCGCCTTAACCGAGCAGCAAGATGGCTTTTATGTACTATTAAGTGTGATTGCGGTGCATGCGAAAAATTTATTAGCTAACCAAAAAGCTGCAGTACTCATTGTTGAGGATGAAGACAGTGCGGATGAGTTATTCGCACGCATACGCACTACTTACCAAGTTGATGCTGAGCATATTGCACACGGCAGCGATGGCTTTGAGCAGGGCATTCAGTTGCTTGAAGCTCGGCACGGTGAACGCAGTCGGCAGTTAAGCGAGTTAAGTGATTTTCATCTATTTAAGCTTACGCCAAATTCAGGTCGTTATGTGAAAGGTTTTGGTCGTGCATATATGTTAGCAGGTAATAGTCTTACCGCCGAGAGCATCGATCATTTACGTGATGGTCACCAGCAGCGTGAGTCTGCATAG
- a CDS encoding alpha/beta hydrolase, with protein MITPAFKQAFFCPFIFNLQDSGIVSMLIADIEFQQHQMVSADATLSVLTVGDVKAKPIICVHGFPDTPHTFEHQIQPLLDAGFRIILPFLRGYPPSSSGKGINYSVRSLAADIEAIIDQFCDGKCYLLGHDWGAITSYALASIASDKIEKMIVAAVPPFAALIRAGGDLQQAWRSRYALLFQLGAPMTAWMRRSHAQGLDWLWSYWSPSWQYSAKEIADVKHCLLQDGAMYAATQYYRQLFKDALLDRDFMQQLSGNIQVPTLVTQGLDDGCIGAEYFLSLEQFFDAPFELLQVPAAGHFMHRENPDCFNRAMLDFLIGEE; from the coding sequence ATGATAACGCCTGCTTTTAAGCAGGCGTTTTTTTGCCCGTTTATTTTTAACTTACAGGACTCAGGCATAGTAAGCATGCTAATCGCAGATATTGAATTTCAACAGCATCAAATGGTCAGCGCAGATGCTACCCTCAGCGTCTTAACTGTGGGTGATGTTAAAGCCAAGCCCATCATTTGTGTTCATGGCTTCCCAGATACGCCGCATACCTTTGAGCATCAAATACAGCCTTTACTTGATGCAGGCTTTCGCATTATTTTGCCTTTTCTGCGCGGCTACCCGCCTTCATCAAGCGGTAAGGGCATTAATTATTCGGTACGCAGCTTAGCGGCTGATATTGAGGCAATTATTGATCAATTTTGTGATGGCAAATGTTACTTGCTCGGTCACGATTGGGGGGCGATTACAAGTTATGCCTTAGCGAGTATTGCGTCTGATAAAATCGAAAAAATGATTGTTGCAGCAGTGCCGCCATTTGCTGCGTTAATCCGGGCTGGTGGTGATTTGCAGCAGGCTTGGCGATCGCGCTACGCACTTTTATTTCAGTTAGGTGCGCCGATGACTGCCTGGATGAGGCGAAGCCATGCACAAGGGCTTGATTGGCTGTGGTCTTACTGGTCACCCAGCTGGCAATATAGCGCGAAGGAAATTGCAGATGTAAAACATTGTCTACTGCAAGACGGCGCTATGTATGCTGCAACACAGTATTATCGGCAGCTGTTTAAAGATGCCTTGCTGGATCGAGATTTTATGCAGCAGCTAAGTGGCAATATTCAAGTGCCGACATTGGTCACGCAAGGCTTAGATGATGGCTGTATTGGTGCCGAATATTTTCTAAGTTTAGAGCAGTTTTTTGATGCGCCATTCGAGCTGCTTCAGGTTCCTGCTGCTGGACACTTTATGCATAGAGAGAACCCCGACTGTTTTAATCGCGCAATGCTGGACTTTCTTATCGGCGAAGAATAG
- a CDS encoding DUF2288 family protein, with product MDSQKKQQIIAELNQETSKIAWSEMQKFFASGSTIFVTNDLDLLDVASDLVLDNSPRINTLMQDNKMHPVTDAQATVWLVENQWVWAVVLAPYVLVQPISAPDSN from the coding sequence ATGGATAGTCAAAAAAAGCAACAGATAATTGCTGAGCTTAATCAAGAAACCTCAAAAATTGCCTGGTCTGAAATGCAAAAGTTTTTCGCCTCAGGTTCAACAATTTTTGTAACTAACGATTTAGATTTGTTAGATGTGGCATCTGACTTAGTTTTAGATAACTCGCCACGCATTAATACCCTGATGCAGGACAATAAAATGCACCCGGTGACAGACGCACAAGCTACGGTTTGGCTGGTGGAAAATCAGTGGGTTTGGGCAGTGGTGCTAGCCCCTTATGTGCTGGTGCAACCCATTTCAGCTCCCGATTCGAATTAA
- a CDS encoding SET domain-containing protein-lysine N-methyltransferase, with the protein MAKKDYFVKDSPLHGKGLFASRHLQPGTLLGVCQVVASKQEGLYTLTLDNQQVDVICDLKYINHAKQANAIYWDDLSVEVIRPIAKGDEITHDYGDEWD; encoded by the coding sequence ATGGCGAAAAAAGACTATTTTGTTAAAGACAGCCCGCTGCATGGCAAGGGTTTATTCGCCAGCCGACATTTGCAGCCAGGTACTTTACTTGGGGTTTGCCAAGTGGTGGCAAGCAAACAAGAAGGCTTATACACACTCACGCTGGATAATCAGCAAGTTGATGTGATTTGTGATCTGAAATATATCAACCATGCTAAACAGGCGAATGCTATTTACTGGGATGATTTAAGTGTTGAAGTGATAAGGCCGATCGCTAAAGGTGATGAAATTACGCACGACTATGGCGATGAGTGGGATTAA
- a CDS encoding M18 family aminopeptidase: MQADSQDLIAFIQQSPTPFHAVHAMLSRLTAAGFVHVHESEHWQFELGQKYVITRNDSSIIAFNYQCADIANAGVRMIGAHTDSPNLKVKPNPDLYQQGFWQLGVETYGGVLLNPWFDRPLALAGRVTLQHPSGEIIHRLVDSKHALGIIPSLAIHLDREANKNRSINPQTDLPVLMSLSANKQQNFHALLQQLLIEQHSDGSLQTAEILDFEISFYEAEPGGVFGVVNDFIAASRLDNLLSCYMAMQAMIHADSEQNTLMVCNDHEEVGSQSASGADGAMLAQFLKRFVESQSDQAESDFGRMIDQSMMVSSDNAHGIHPNFAAKHDANHGPLLGAGPVIKINANQRYASNSVTQAIFRRCCAIAEVPVQAFVVRTDMACGSTIGPMTAAKLGVKTVDVGVPTFAMHSIRETAACQDVGFMLNALMAFYCLPSS, encoded by the coding sequence ATGCAAGCCGACAGCCAAGATTTAATTGCATTTATTCAACAATCGCCAACTCCCTTTCATGCGGTGCATGCAATGTTGAGCCGTTTAACTGCAGCTGGCTTTGTGCATGTGCACGAGTCAGAGCATTGGCAATTCGAGCTGGGTCAGAAGTATGTTATTACACGCAATGACTCAAGTATTATTGCCTTTAATTATCAATGTGCGGATATAGCCAATGCTGGGGTTCGTATGATTGGTGCGCACACTGACAGCCCTAATCTAAAAGTTAAGCCAAACCCTGATTTATATCAGCAGGGCTTCTGGCAGTTGGGCGTTGAAACCTATGGCGGCGTCTTACTTAACCCTTGGTTTGATCGACCATTGGCGCTGGCTGGTCGTGTGACTTTGCAGCATCCATCGGGTGAGATTATTCATCGTTTGGTCGATTCAAAGCATGCGCTTGGTATCATTCCATCCTTGGCGATTCATCTTGATCGAGAAGCAAATAAAAATCGCAGCATAAATCCACAAACTGATCTGCCAGTGCTTATGAGTTTGTCGGCTAACAAACAGCAAAACTTTCATGCCTTGTTGCAACAACTGTTAATAGAACAGCACTCTGATGGAAGTTTACAAACAGCTGAGATACTGGATTTTGAAATCAGTTTTTATGAAGCTGAGCCGGGTGGCGTATTCGGCGTGGTCAATGATTTTATCGCTGCCAGTCGCTTAGATAATTTGCTGAGCTGTTACATGGCAATGCAGGCGATGATTCATGCTGATAGTGAGCAAAATACACTTATGGTTTGTAATGATCATGAGGAAGTGGGCTCGCAGTCGGCCTCAGGTGCAGATGGTGCGATGCTGGCGCAGTTTTTGAAACGATTTGTGGAGTCGCAATCAGATCAAGCTGAAAGTGATTTTGGTCGCATGATTGACCAGTCGATGATGGTTTCTAGCGATAATGCGCACGGTATTCATCCAAACTTTGCCGCTAAACATGATGCTAATCATGGCCCTCTATTGGGCGCGGGGCCAGTGATCAAAATTAATGCTAACCAGCGTTATGCCTCTAACTCGGTTACGCAAGCGATATTCAGGCGCTGCTGTGCGATTGCGGAAGTGCCAGTGCAGGCCTTTGTGGTGCGAACTGATATGGCATGTGGCTCAACCATAGGGCCAATGACGGCTGCTAAATTGGGGGTAAAAACGGTGGATGTCGGGGTGCCGACCTTTGCGATGCATTCCATTCGTGAAACCGCAGCATGTCAAGATGTTGGCTTTATGCTGAATGCACTGATGGCATTTTATTGTCTGCCTTCAAGCTAG
- a CDS encoding (2Fe-2S)-binding protein, which yields MYVCICKGITDGQLRQAVDNGASSFREIAQTTGCSTQCGQCACTAKSLVESAIAEVQGANLYHAA from the coding sequence ATGTACGTATGTATTTGTAAAGGCATCACTGACGGCCAACTTCGCCAAGCTGTCGATAATGGCGCTTCGTCGTTTCGCGAAATAGCGCAGACAACTGGCTGCTCAACCCAATGTGGCCAATGCGCCTGCACTGCCAAGTCGCTAGTAGAGTCGGCGATTGCAGAAGTTCAAGGTGCTAATCTGTATCACGCTGCATAG
- a CDS encoding peroxiredoxin translates to MGVLVGKQAPNFTSSAVLGSGEIVNEFNFLESTEGKYRVLFFYPLDFTFVCPSELIAVHHRMDKFKELGVEVVGASIDSHFTHNAWRNTDVKDGGIGQVAYTLAADINHDICRAYDVESAGGVAFRGVFIIDKEGVVQSQIVNNLPLGRNFDEVIRLVEALQFHEEHGEVCPAGWNKGDKGMTASPEGVAAYLSEEASNL, encoded by the coding sequence ATGGGCGTTTTAGTTGGTAAACAAGCACCAAACTTTACTTCCAGCGCTGTTTTAGGCAGTGGAGAAATCGTTAACGAATTCAATTTTTTAGAGTCAACTGAAGGTAAATATCGCGTTTTATTTTTCTACCCATTGGACTTTACCTTTGTATGTCCGTCTGAGTTGATCGCGGTTCATCACCGTATGGATAAGTTCAAAGAATTGGGTGTTGAAGTTGTTGGCGCATCGATCGATTCGCATTTCACTCACAATGCATGGCGTAATACCGATGTGAAAGATGGTGGTATCGGTCAAGTTGCTTACACCTTAGCAGCAGATATTAACCATGATATTTGCCGTGCATACGATGTTGAGTCTGCTGGTGGTGTGGCATTTCGTGGTGTATTCATCATCGATAAAGAAGGTGTCGTACAATCACAAATCGTTAATAACCTGCCACTAGGACGTAACTTTGATGAAGTTATTCGTTTAGTGGAAGCGCTTCAGTTCCATGAAGAGCATGGCGAAGTTTGTCCAGCTGGCTGGAATAAAGGCGATAAAGGTATGACGGCTTCACCAGAAGGTGTGGCAGCATACTTAAGCGAAGAAGCTTCGAATCTTTAA